A window of the Microbacterium sp. AZCO genome harbors these coding sequences:
- the purU gene encoding formyltetrahydrofolate deformylase → MTLHTETLRDHACLIVHGPDQPGLVAAVTALVTRNQGNIVSLDQYSDDPQGGSFFQRVVFHRTDLTAALPEIHADLEKTLEPYGMEWRLTDQSIPKRMAILASTSDHCLLDLLWRHRRGDLPVTIPMVVSNHTNTAEDVRSFGVPFFHVPSQGPDKSEAEAKIVELLRGNVDFVVLARYMQILSPDFLRQVGVPVINIHHSFLPAFIGAAPYRKAKERGVKLIGATSHYVTEDLDEGPIIEQDVVRVTHADSAADLQRRGADVERAVLSRAVLWHAQDRVIRHGNHTIVF, encoded by the coding sequence ATGACCCTGCACACCGAGACTCTCCGCGATCACGCGTGTCTCATCGTCCACGGCCCCGACCAGCCCGGTCTGGTCGCGGCCGTCACGGCGCTCGTGACGCGCAATCAGGGCAACATCGTGTCGCTCGACCAGTACTCCGACGACCCCCAGGGCGGCAGCTTCTTCCAGCGCGTCGTCTTCCACCGCACCGATCTGACGGCCGCCCTGCCCGAGATCCACGCCGACCTGGAGAAGACGCTCGAGCCCTACGGCATGGAGTGGCGCCTCACCGACCAGTCGATCCCGAAGCGCATGGCGATCCTCGCGTCGACGAGCGACCACTGCCTCCTCGACCTTCTGTGGCGGCACCGCCGCGGCGACCTGCCCGTGACGATCCCGATGGTCGTCTCCAACCACACGAACACCGCCGAGGACGTGCGGTCGTTCGGCGTTCCGTTCTTCCACGTCCCCTCGCAGGGGCCCGACAAGAGCGAGGCCGAGGCCAAGATCGTCGAGTTGCTGCGCGGCAACGTCGACTTCGTCGTGCTCGCGCGCTACATGCAGATCCTGTCGCCGGACTTCCTCCGTCAGGTCGGCGTTCCCGTGATAAACATCCACCACTCGTTCCTGCCGGCGTTCATCGGAGCCGCCCCCTACCGCAAGGCCAAAGAGCGCGGGGTCAAGCTCATCGGCGCGACGAGCCACTACGTGACCGAGGACCTCGACGAGGGTCCGATCATCGAGCAGGACGTCGTCCGCGTGACCCACGCCGACTCGGCCGCCGACCTGCAGCGCCGCGGTGCCGACGTGGAACGCGCCGTGCTCTCGCGCGCGGTCCTCTGGCACGCGCAGGACCGCGTCATCCGGCACGGAAACCACACGATCGTCTTCTGA
- a CDS encoding methylenetetrahydrofolate reductase: MTGKDIAGLDEAKHAIPLGTKINVTFLDNEDLEMRVAAAKAVKDLGFVPVPHISARRLQSQDQLEEFLGRLQEVGATGHVFSVGGDPTTPEGPYDSSLALIQSGLLPKYGVREVSIAGYPEGHPDIPDDVLWRHLEDKSAALKDQGMDAVILTQFAFDTDPVLDWIHTVRDRGIATEIRIGTPGPAGIKRLLGFARRFGIGANAMIVKKYGFSLTNLMGTAGPDRFVTDLASHLAHDHSAGSEAGGAGAARTAGSVKLHFYTFGGLLATSEWARDFIAAQS, translated from the coding sequence ATGACCGGCAAGGACATCGCCGGTCTCGACGAGGCGAAGCACGCGATCCCGCTCGGCACGAAGATCAACGTCACCTTCCTCGACAACGAGGACCTCGAGATGCGCGTCGCCGCGGCCAAGGCCGTGAAGGACCTCGGCTTCGTCCCCGTGCCGCACATCTCCGCCCGTCGCCTGCAGAGTCAGGACCAGCTCGAGGAGTTCCTCGGCCGCCTGCAGGAGGTCGGCGCGACCGGGCATGTCTTCTCGGTGGGCGGTGACCCGACGACGCCCGAGGGCCCGTACGACTCGTCGCTCGCGCTGATCCAGTCGGGGCTCCTGCCCAAGTACGGCGTGCGCGAAGTCTCGATCGCAGGCTACCCAGAGGGTCACCCCGACATCCCCGACGACGTGCTGTGGCGGCACCTGGAGGACAAGTCCGCAGCCCTCAAGGACCAGGGGATGGATGCCGTCATCCTGACGCAGTTCGCGTTCGACACCGATCCGGTCCTCGACTGGATCCACACCGTCCGCGACCGCGGCATCGCCACGGAGATCCGGATCGGCACGCCCGGCCCCGCCGGGATCAAGCGTCTCCTCGGCTTCGCCCGCCGCTTCGGCATCGGCGCGAACGCGATGATCGTGAAGAAGTACGGCTTCTCGCTGACGAACCTCATGGGCACCGCCGGTCCCGACCGGTTCGTCACCGACCTCGCCTCGCACCTCGCGCACGACCACTCGGCAGGCTCTGAGGCGGGGGGCGCGGGCGCGGCCAGGACGGCCGGAAGTGTCAAACTGCACTTCTACACTTTCGGCGGGCTGCTCGCGACCTCGGAATGGGCGCGCGACTTCATCGCCGCTCAGTCCTAG
- a CDS encoding ABC transporter substrate-binding protein — protein sequence MKKRLAGFGILAAAALALAGCTDSAAPPSGAPTDAGESGEMTPVRVAALPIAETGALWAAIDEGIFADHGLEIEVVPAQGGANAIPALLSGDIQFAIGQPFGPIRADLQDLGVTIIGDYANSLPTGTDVNAVVAKADSGITRPADLAGKTVSVNTIGAAGDLTIRKAVQDDGGDPSTIKFVEVAFPDVPAQLEAGTMDAAWAPDPFRAMIVGGGGTSVLQPYQATIPGLTVLTNITSQKLMDEKPDLVKAYSAAMSEALDWASSHEDAVRAAIAKNLKIPDEAAAGITLPTFTWDLGDAGIEDLGALALEFGYIESEPDYSRLIQQQ from the coding sequence ATGAAGAAGAGACTTGCCGGCTTCGGCATCCTCGCCGCTGCAGCCCTTGCCCTCGCGGGCTGCACCGATTCCGCCGCCCCGCCCAGCGGAGCACCCACCGACGCCGGTGAAAGCGGGGAGATGACCCCCGTCCGCGTCGCTGCCCTTCCCATCGCCGAGACGGGCGCCCTCTGGGCGGCGATAGACGAGGGGATCTTCGCCGATCACGGCCTCGAGATCGAGGTCGTCCCCGCGCAGGGAGGCGCCAATGCCATCCCGGCCCTCCTGAGCGGCGACATCCAGTTCGCCATCGGACAGCCCTTCGGCCCGATCCGCGCCGACCTCCAGGACCTCGGCGTCACGATCATCGGCGACTACGCGAACAGTCTCCCGACGGGCACCGACGTCAACGCGGTGGTCGCCAAGGCCGACTCGGGAATCACGCGTCCGGCCGACCTCGCGGGCAAGACCGTGTCGGTCAACACCATCGGCGCGGCCGGCGACCTGACGATCCGCAAGGCCGTGCAGGACGACGGCGGCGACCCCTCGACGATCAAGTTCGTCGAGGTCGCCTTCCCCGACGTCCCGGCACAGCTCGAAGCGGGGACGATGGATGCCGCCTGGGCGCCGGACCCGTTCCGCGCCATGATCGTCGGCGGCGGCGGAACCTCTGTCCTGCAGCCCTACCAGGCCACGATCCCCGGCCTCACCGTGCTCACGAACATCACGAGCCAGAAGCTCATGGACGAGAAGCCGGACCTCGTCAAGGCCTACTCGGCCGCGATGTCCGAGGCGCTGGACTGGGCCTCCTCGCACGAGGACGCCGTGCGCGCGGCGATCGCGAAGAACCTCAAGATCCCCGACGAGGCCGCGGCCGGCATCACGCTGCCGACCTTCACCTGGGACCTCGGCGACGCCGGCATCGAAGACCTGGGCGCCCTCGCGCTCGAGTTCGGCTACATCGAGTCCGAGCCCGACTACTCCCGTCTGATCCAGCAGCAGTAG
- a CDS encoding PaaX family transcriptional regulator C-terminal domain-containing protein, which produces MTGSVTATARAAAETSVLTRKPRQLLLAFFGEYVCDRYFEPLRTSVLLTVLEGAGVAAPAVRTNLDRMVASGLLERHRLGREIGFELTPHGNEVLREASGRVNGPAPFEPLGEGWTLVTFTIPENLRDLRHRLRAALTWSGFGAVRDGLWIAPGRVDLAAALGALIPDLPPASVIAFSATELDGFPMADAVRMAWDVERIREAHHEFIAHWEREDAAADLAPVTARTLLVADWLALLRADPRLPRQYMGDDWPADRSFELFTRRHREFAFPAVRDFAALIG; this is translated from the coding sequence ATGACGGGCTCGGTCACCGCGACGGCGCGCGCGGCCGCCGAGACGTCCGTGCTGACGCGCAAGCCGCGGCAGCTCCTCCTCGCGTTCTTCGGCGAGTACGTCTGCGATCGCTACTTCGAGCCCCTGCGCACCTCCGTGCTGCTGACCGTGCTCGAGGGAGCGGGGGTCGCCGCTCCCGCCGTGCGCACGAACCTCGACCGCATGGTCGCGAGCGGCCTGCTCGAGCGCCACCGGCTCGGGCGCGAGATCGGCTTCGAACTGACGCCCCACGGCAACGAGGTGCTCAGGGAGGCGTCGGGCCGCGTCAACGGGCCCGCGCCGTTCGAGCCCCTCGGGGAGGGGTGGACGCTCGTGACCTTCACCATCCCGGAGAACCTCCGCGATCTGCGGCATCGCCTGCGGGCGGCCCTCACGTGGTCGGGCTTCGGCGCCGTCCGCGATGGGCTGTGGATCGCGCCGGGGCGGGTCGACCTCGCGGCGGCACTGGGCGCGCTGATTCCCGACCTGCCGCCGGCATCCGTCATCGCCTTCTCCGCCACGGAGCTCGACGGGTTCCCCATGGCGGATGCGGTGCGGATGGCGTGGGACGTCGAGAGGATCCGCGAGGCGCACCACGAGTTCATCGCGCACTGGGAGCGGGAGGATGCCGCGGCCGACCTCGCTCCCGTCACGGCGCGCACCCTCCTCGTGGCGGACTGGCTCGCGCTGCTGCGCGCGGACCCGCGCCTGCCTCGGCAGTACATGGGCGACGACTGGCCCGCCGACCGCTCGTTCGAGCTCTTCACACGTCGGCACCGGGAGTTCGCCTTCCCCGCCGTTCGCGATTTCGCGGCGCTCATCGGCTGA
- a CDS encoding ABC transporter permease, translating to MATATLGAAPARVRSPRRQRTLRKVVLGLAGILGFLVTWQLLPTLGVVDPRFFPTATETLAALGQQMRDLEFWRNVGRTMTAWGIGLAIATVLGTVLATVIGLVPFLRRATHTTVEFLRPIPSVALIPLAVLMYGYQLQAALVIIVFASFWQVFIQVLYGVADVDAVARDTARSFGLSRSSRIVNLVFPTALPYLMTGLRLAAAVALILAITAEMFIGNPGLGREIVFAQSAGNYPTVYALVIVTGVLGVLINLVFRAVERRALSWHQSVRGEEVL from the coding sequence ATGGCCACCGCCACCCTGGGCGCCGCGCCCGCGCGGGTGCGCTCGCCGCGCCGCCAGCGGACGCTGCGCAAGGTCGTCCTCGGCCTCGCCGGCATCCTCGGCTTCCTCGTGACGTGGCAGCTCCTGCCCACGCTCGGGGTCGTCGACCCCCGCTTCTTCCCGACCGCGACCGAGACGCTCGCCGCGCTCGGCCAGCAGATGAGGGACCTCGAGTTCTGGCGGAACGTGGGCCGCACCATGACGGCGTGGGGCATCGGGCTCGCCATCGCGACCGTGCTCGGCACGGTGCTGGCCACGGTGATCGGGCTCGTCCCGTTCCTGCGCCGCGCGACGCACACGACCGTCGAGTTCCTGCGTCCGATCCCCTCGGTCGCGCTCATTCCGCTCGCCGTGCTCATGTACGGGTATCAGCTGCAGGCGGCGCTCGTGATCATCGTGTTCGCGAGCTTCTGGCAGGTCTTCATCCAGGTGCTCTACGGCGTCGCCGACGTCGACGCCGTCGCGCGTGACACCGCCCGGAGCTTCGGCCTCTCGCGCAGCTCGCGCATCGTGAACCTCGTCTTCCCCACCGCGCTCCCGTACCTCATGACCGGCCTGCGACTCGCTGCGGCGGTCGCCCTGATCCTCGCGATCACGGCCGAGATGTTCATCGGCAACCCGGGTCTCGGCCGCGAGATCGTCTTCGCGCAGTCGGCCGGCAACTACCCGACCGTGTACGCGCTCGTCATCGTGACAGGGGTGCTCGGAGTGCTCATCAACCTCGTCTTCCGAGCCGTCGAGCGGCGCGCCCTCTCATGGCACCAGTCGGTCCGCGGGGAGGAGGTCCTGTGA
- a CDS encoding serine hydrolase produces MGTSPEPSDRALDSLRGSRRGNRRLPKRAAVGRRSFTSTLKSLDELAGFGARISVRVNDLDRGTSVLSGDDFVTLPVAGLGVVPLLIEVAAGFEAGTLDPLEIVERSSIDPVAVGGVWQHLKAPALPLSDLAVLTAATGDATAANLLITRVGLEAVRARIEDLGLSRAALLDRFRDERGPDDAPHFALGSARELAEVFAALVNSQAVSPGVSAQVAEWLSLNHDLSLVAAATGLDPFAHENDEHGLLFINKTGRDAGIRVEAGVIAGPRAGVSYALIVCFDDLSITHRLRVHDAFRTLGVDLMEYVF; encoded by the coding sequence GTGGGCACGTCCCCTGAGCCCTCTGACCGCGCCCTCGACTCGCTCCGCGGGTCGAGGCGCGGCAACCGTCGGCTCCCCAAGCGCGCGGCTGTGGGGCGCCGCTCGTTCACTTCCACGCTGAAATCGCTCGACGAGCTCGCGGGCTTCGGCGCGCGCATCTCGGTGCGCGTCAACGACCTCGACCGCGGCACGTCGGTGCTCTCGGGCGACGACTTCGTGACGCTGCCGGTCGCCGGGCTCGGTGTCGTGCCGCTGCTCATCGAGGTGGCCGCCGGCTTCGAGGCGGGCACGCTCGACCCACTCGAGATCGTCGAGCGGTCGTCGATCGACCCCGTCGCGGTCGGGGGCGTGTGGCAGCACCTCAAGGCGCCCGCTCTGCCGCTCTCCGACCTCGCGGTGCTCACCGCGGCGACGGGCGACGCAACGGCGGCCAACCTCCTCATCACGCGCGTCGGCCTCGAGGCCGTGCGTGCGCGCATCGAAGACCTCGGCCTCTCGCGCGCGGCGCTGCTCGACCGGTTCCGTGACGAGCGCGGCCCCGACGACGCGCCCCACTTCGCCCTCGGCTCGGCACGCGAGCTCGCCGAGGTGTTCGCGGCGCTCGTCAACTCGCAGGCCGTGTCGCCCGGGGTCAGCGCGCAGGTCGCCGAGTGGCTGAGCCTCAATCACGACCTGTCGCTCGTCGCCGCGGCGACGGGCCTCGACCCGTTCGCGCACGAGAACGACGAGCACGGGCTTCTCTTCATCAACAAGACGGGACGGGATGCCGGCATCCGCGTCGAAGCGGGAGTCATCGCCGGTCCCCGGGCGGGCGTCTCGTATGCGCTCATCGTGTGCTTCGACGACCTCTCGATCACGCACCGACTGCGCGTGCACGACGCCTTCCGCACGCTCGGCGTCGACCTGATGGAGTACGTCTTCTAG
- a CDS encoding ABC transporter ATP-binding protein, producing the protein MPDVLLEVEHLKKVYESSTGSVEAIGDISFAMAPGELVCIVGPSGCGKTTLLKCIAGLLRPTAGLVELHGQRVTAPPPNMALVFQEYGRSLYPWLTVRGNVELPLKHKGLSRSERDRLIDDALLAVGLEHAARSYPWQLSGGMQQRVAIARAVAYQPEVLIMDEPFAAVDAQTRADLEDLVRTLHRDRGMSILFVTHDIDESVYLGERVVVLSKSPTWVQEDLAIDLAPERDQITTRALPRFTELRTHVYEQIQRAKRGEAVRPGSPA; encoded by the coding sequence GTGCCTGACGTGCTCCTCGAGGTCGAGCACCTCAAGAAGGTCTACGAGTCCTCGACCGGAAGCGTCGAGGCCATCGGCGACATCAGCTTCGCGATGGCGCCGGGCGAGCTCGTCTGCATCGTCGGGCCGTCGGGATGCGGCAAGACGACGCTCCTGAAGTGCATCGCGGGACTCCTCCGGCCCACCGCCGGCCTCGTCGAGCTGCACGGTCAGCGGGTCACGGCACCACCGCCGAACATGGCGCTCGTGTTCCAGGAGTACGGCCGGAGCCTCTATCCCTGGCTCACGGTCCGCGGCAACGTCGAGCTGCCCCTCAAGCACAAGGGACTCTCCCGCAGCGAGCGCGATCGGCTCATCGACGACGCCCTCCTCGCCGTCGGCCTCGAGCATGCAGCCCGCAGCTACCCGTGGCAGCTCTCCGGAGGGATGCAGCAGCGCGTGGCGATCGCCCGCGCCGTCGCGTATCAGCCCGAGGTGCTCATCATGGACGAGCCGTTCGCGGCGGTCGACGCGCAGACCCGGGCCGACCTTGAAGACCTCGTCCGGACGCTCCACCGCGACCGGGGCATGTCGATCCTCTTCGTGACGCACGACATCGACGAGTCGGTCTATCTGGGTGAGCGGGTCGTCGTCCTCTCCAAGTCGCCGACGTGGGTGCAGGAGGATCTCGCCATCGATCTCGCCCCGGAGCGCGACCAGATCACGACGCGGGCGCTTCCACGGTTCACCGAGCTGCGCACGCACGTCTACGAGCAGATTCAGCGTGCGAAGCGCGGTGAGGCCGTGCGGCCAGGCTCGCCGGCATGA
- a CDS encoding aminomethyl transferase family protein yields the protein MAENLQQLLDQTNPVELLRNSQIGSYIYPVVPADFQNWIKEQKAWRDTAVLYDQSHHMDNVFLRGSDAINLIRDTAINSVEVFPVDRAKQYVPTTASGHVIGDGILFHQAEDEFVYVGRAPASNWLLFHGETGGYKNLDVQVDRRSPSRPYGDAVSRRYYRFQIQGPAAWQVIEKLNGGPLEQLKFFSMSTMQIEGAQVRTLRHGMAGAPGLEVWGPYEDHHRVRDAIVDAGAEFGLVPVGSRAYPSNTLESGWIPSPLPAIYTGEAERAYREWLPADGYEATGTLAGSFVSDDIEDYYLTPWELGYGSFVKFDHDFIGRDALEKIDPASQRKKVTLAWNAEDVTKIFASLLDTENESYKFFDLPLANYGSANYDAVQDADGTVVGFSMFTGYSANEKRALSLATVDPGVPEGAEVTVVWGEPNGGTRKASVEPHRQLEVRAVVSPVPYSTVARQTYHGGWRTQYQLA from the coding sequence ATGGCCGAGAATCTCCAGCAGCTGCTGGACCAGACCAACCCCGTCGAGCTGCTGCGCAACTCGCAGATCGGCTCGTACATCTACCCCGTCGTGCCCGCCGACTTCCAGAACTGGATCAAAGAGCAGAAGGCTTGGCGCGACACGGCCGTGCTGTACGACCAGTCGCACCACATGGACAACGTGTTCCTGCGCGGCTCCGACGCCATCAACCTGATCCGCGACACGGCGATCAACTCGGTCGAGGTCTTCCCCGTCGACCGGGCCAAGCAGTACGTGCCGACGACCGCGTCGGGGCACGTAATCGGCGACGGCATCCTCTTCCACCAGGCCGAGGACGAGTTCGTCTACGTGGGTCGTGCGCCCGCGTCGAACTGGCTCCTCTTCCACGGCGAGACCGGCGGGTACAAGAACCTCGACGTGCAGGTCGACCGCCGCTCGCCGTCGCGTCCCTACGGCGACGCCGTGAGCCGCCGCTACTACCGCTTCCAGATCCAGGGGCCCGCCGCGTGGCAGGTCATCGAGAAGCTCAACGGCGGACCGCTGGAGCAGCTCAAGTTCTTCAGCATGTCGACGATGCAGATCGAGGGCGCGCAGGTGCGCACGCTCCGTCACGGCATGGCGGGGGCGCCGGGGCTCGAGGTGTGGGGCCCCTACGAGGACCACCACCGCGTGCGCGACGCGATCGTCGACGCGGGCGCCGAGTTCGGCCTCGTGCCCGTCGGCTCGCGGGCGTACCCGTCGAACACCCTCGAGTCGGGCTGGATCCCCTCCCCCCTCCCCGCGATCTACACGGGAGAGGCCGAGCGCGCCTACCGCGAGTGGCTCCCCGCCGACGGCTACGAGGCCACCGGCACCCTCGCGGGATCCTTCGTGTCCGACGACATCGAGGACTACTACCTCACCCCGTGGGAGCTCGGCTACGGCTCGTTCGTGAAGTTCGACCACGACTTCATCGGCCGCGACGCCCTCGAGAAGATCGACCCGGCGTCGCAGCGCAAGAAGGTCACGCTCGCCTGGAACGCCGAGGACGTCACCAAGATCTTCGCGTCGCTCCTCGACACCGAGAACGAGAGCTACAAGTTCTTCGATCTGCCGCTCGCCAACTACGGCTCCGCCAATTACGACGCGGTCCAGGATGCCGACGGCACCGTCGTCGGATTCTCGATGTTCACGGGCTACAGCGCGAACGAGAAGCGCGCCCTGTCGCTCGCGACGGTCGACCCCGGGGTGCCCGAGGGCGCCGAGGTCACCGTCGTGTGGGGCGAGCCGAACGGCGGCACGCGCAAGGCCTCGGTCGAGCCGCACCGCCAGCTCGAGGTGCGCGCCGTCGTCTCGCCGGTCCCCTACTCCACGGTGGCCCGCCAGACCTACCACGGCGGCTGGCGCACGCAGTACCAGCTTGCCTGA
- a CDS encoding long-chain fatty acid--CoA ligase gives MRNRGIGFWLAKRRLKNPGKTAVVFGDDVLPYRQLADDADRVAAVLWHRGIRKGDAVAYIGENSPQFLEVMFGAAQLGAVFVPVNTRLAAPEISHVLVDSGARAVVLDAEFLERAMAGVEAGRIAHVIVTGDGTPQHPGLARLITQASGGHTVADVELDDPAAIIYTSGTTGRPKGAVLSNGNLTWVALNCIVDYDVVSTDVSLMISPLFHVASLGMGALPVLLKGATLVLEKGFEAGRALALIERHGITMLSGVPTTYQMMADHPAWATTDLSSLHKLTCGGSAVPTRILNAYEDRGLSFSQGYGMTETSPGATSLSPEMTRAKQGSVGLPHFFTEVRIADEHGDVVPRGTIGEIEVAGPNVFLGYHGMPDATVQAFTDDGWYRSGDLGYLDEDGYLFIADRLKDMIISGGENIYPAEVENLIADIEGISGVAVVGVPDERWGEVPWAVVTLRDGAEVDTEAVRRHLEGLVARYKLPKNVIVVEDLPRTASGKIRKADLRARYGDA, from the coding sequence ATGCGCAATCGCGGCATCGGCTTCTGGCTCGCCAAGCGCCGGCTGAAGAACCCCGGCAAGACCGCCGTCGTCTTCGGCGACGACGTGCTCCCCTATCGACAGCTCGCCGACGACGCCGACCGCGTCGCGGCCGTGCTGTGGCATCGCGGCATCCGCAAGGGCGACGCCGTCGCGTACATCGGCGAGAACAGCCCCCAGTTCCTCGAGGTGATGTTCGGCGCGGCGCAGCTCGGCGCCGTGTTCGTCCCGGTCAACACGCGGCTCGCCGCGCCCGAGATCAGCCACGTCCTCGTCGACTCGGGCGCGCGAGCCGTCGTGCTCGACGCGGAGTTCCTCGAGCGGGCGATGGCGGGGGTGGAGGCCGGGCGCATCGCGCACGTCATCGTGACCGGCGACGGGACGCCGCAGCATCCCGGACTGGCGCGCCTCATCACCCAGGCCTCCGGCGGACACACCGTCGCCGACGTCGAGCTGGACGACCCTGCCGCCATCATCTACACGTCGGGGACGACGGGGCGGCCCAAGGGCGCCGTGCTGAGCAACGGCAACCTCACGTGGGTCGCCCTCAACTGCATCGTCGACTACGACGTCGTCTCGACCGACGTCTCGCTCATGATCTCGCCGCTCTTCCACGTCGCCTCGCTCGGGATGGGAGCCCTTCCCGTGCTCCTCAAGGGCGCGACGCTCGTGCTCGAGAAGGGCTTCGAGGCGGGCCGGGCACTCGCCCTCATCGAGCGGCACGGCATCACGATGCTGAGCGGCGTGCCCACGACGTACCAGATGATGGCCGACCATCCGGCCTGGGCGACGACCGACCTGTCATCGCTGCACAAGCTCACGTGCGGCGGCTCCGCGGTGCCGACGCGCATCCTCAACGCGTACGAGGATCGCGGACTCTCGTTCTCGCAGGGGTACGGCATGACCGAGACCTCTCCCGGTGCGACCTCGCTGTCGCCCGAGATGACCCGCGCGAAGCAGGGCAGCGTGGGGCTGCCGCACTTCTTCACCGAGGTGCGCATCGCCGACGAGCATGGCGACGTCGTTCCCCGCGGCACGATCGGCGAGATCGAGGTCGCGGGCCCGAACGTGTTCCTGGGCTACCACGGCATGCCCGACGCGACGGTGCAGGCCTTCACCGACGACGGCTGGTACCGCTCCGGCGACCTCGGATACCTCGACGAGGACGGCTACCTCTTCATCGCCGATCGGCTGAAGGACATGATCATCTCGGGCGGCGAGAACATCTATCCGGCCGAGGTCGAGAACCTCATCGCCGACATCGAGGGCATCTCGGGCGTCGCGGTCGTGGGCGTTCCCGACGAGCGCTGGGGCGAGGTCCCCTGGGCGGTCGTGACCCTCCGCGACGGTGCCGAGGTGGACACGGAGGCGGTCCGGCGTCACCTCGAGGGCCTCGTGGCGCGCTACAAGCTGCCGAAGAACGTCATCGTCGTGGAAGACCTCCCCCGCACCGCGTCGGGCAAGATCCGCAAGGCGGATCTTCGCGCGCGCTACGGCGACGCCTGA
- a CDS encoding ABC transporter permease, whose product MTLYTSTVVTPRRPSRVWAKIGENTAYAIGLPLILVVIWGIWATVAPAQFFPSPSELLQAFVDTWIGPAFFTDVLPSLARLGVGIVISIAVGIAAGMLIGLNRWLRELLEPMLEFFRAVPPPVLLPIFVVLMGPTDAMKVVVIVVGSVWPILLNTIEGVRSTDSVMTETARSFALTRGERLRFLVLPAASPRIMAGVRQSLSIALILMVISELGYSSSGVGFQIVYFQRNYLIAEMWSGILLLGLIGVLLAAIFGFVERRVLRWYHGIKEVERA is encoded by the coding sequence GTGACCCTCTACACAAGCACCGTCGTCACCCCCCGGCGCCCGTCGCGCGTCTGGGCGAAGATCGGCGAGAACACCGCCTATGCCATCGGGCTGCCGCTCATCCTCGTCGTCATCTGGGGGATCTGGGCGACCGTCGCCCCGGCCCAGTTCTTCCCGTCGCCGTCGGAGCTGCTCCAGGCGTTCGTCGACACGTGGATCGGTCCGGCGTTCTTCACCGACGTGCTGCCGAGTCTCGCCCGACTCGGCGTCGGCATCGTGATCTCGATCGCCGTCGGAATCGCGGCGGGGATGCTCATCGGTCTGAACCGGTGGCTGCGCGAGCTGCTCGAGCCGATGCTGGAGTTCTTCCGGGCGGTTCCGCCGCCCGTGCTGCTGCCCATCTTCGTCGTGCTGATGGGGCCGACGGACGCGATGAAGGTCGTCGTGATCGTCGTGGGATCGGTCTGGCCGATCCTCCTGAACACGATCGAGGGCGTGCGCTCGACCGATTCGGTCATGACCGAGACGGCGCGCTCCTTCGCGCTGACGCGGGGGGAGCGGCTGCGCTTCCTCGTCCTGCCGGCGGCGAGCCCGCGCATCATGGCGGGCGTGCGGCAGTCCCTGTCGATCGCACTCATCCTCATGGTCATCTCCGAGCTCGGCTACTCGTCGTCGGGAGTCGGCTTCCAGATCGTCTACTTCCAGCGCAACTACCTCATCGCCGAGATGTGGAGCGGCATCCTGCTGCTCGGACTCATCGGCGTGCTGCTCGCCGCGATCTTCGGGTTCGTCGAGCGGCGGGTGCTGCGGTGGTATCACGGAATCAAGGAGGTGGAGCGTGCCTGA
- a CDS encoding PadR family transcriptional regulator, protein MSLRYALLAILRVGPLSGYDLQKQFHQSVGHVWHAPDSQIYPELRKMEADGLVEAEEQTRGERGTRRLYHVTDAGNQAFLDWMATPLDYQRVRDPAHLRAAYLETATPEAARRFLEAHISEWEGELAQWEGEIARIDAVANPMLMRRLAVTPQSERERTIAYKRFAYEGLVERARGEIEWARRGLSLVDRLYP, encoded by the coding sequence ATGAGTCTGCGCTACGCACTGCTGGCGATCCTGCGCGTCGGGCCGCTGTCGGGCTACGACCTGCAGAAGCAGTTCCACCAGTCGGTCGGGCACGTGTGGCACGCGCCGGACTCGCAGATCTACCCCGAGCTGCGCAAGATGGAGGCGGACGGGCTCGTCGAGGCCGAGGAGCAGACGCGCGGCGAGCGCGGCACGCGGCGGCTGTATCACGTGACGGATGCCGGCAACCAGGCGTTCCTCGACTGGATGGCCACTCCCCTCGACTACCAGCGGGTGCGCGACCCCGCGCATCTCCGCGCCGCCTACCTCGAGACGGCCACGCCCGAGGCTGCGCGCCGCTTCCTCGAGGCGCACATCTCGGAGTGGGAGGGTGAGCTCGCGCAGTGGGAGGGCGAGATCGCCCGCATCGACGCCGTCGCCAACCCCATGCTCATGCGCCGGCTCGCCGTGACGCCGCAGTCCGAGCGCGAGCGCACGATCGCCTACAAGCGGTTCGCGTACGAGGGCCTCGTCGAACGGGCTCGCGGCGAGATCGAGTGGGCGCGTCGCGGCCTCTCGCTCGTCGACCGGCTGTATCCGTGA